One segment of Leptospiraceae bacterium DNA contains the following:
- a CDS encoding methyl-accepting chemotaxis protein, with translation MLAKIQSLFQKTKIKSRLFFTLVLLAIPLFCLLALVIITQNRAIRFGEKEIIGAEYNRAVVELIQEYRNSLLLIENKIINNALSDNLSTTQFISSILIKEKQLNELDEKYGELLDTKGFLEKFFLDSEKFSKHIQSQKLLEAKNTTIQILENLVFLNAHVGDSSNLILDPDLDSYYLMDITLIKIPILLETSIQTEKIIFQCIQERNISSENKIKLFSLYSQLETNFNQILNSYEVAYKYNSSLTSELNEQKKKTFSNLNLYKEDLKSIANPEIRETDIYKLENFPNLVPLYNQSIVELYVLTSKSQINLLEKRISSLQLEQIISFILVLIITAFTVFIQYLIVFSITNPLGEAVSKFELLAKGNLKNRIEYNGNDEIGNLSNSINYFIEYLTNLLRVISNLTRESKQIFTEISDMTNQVSSSTMSQAASTEESAAALEEISSSFVRISDSIKKESEDISEIGNITDQIADSVKNASTSIKTLGTIVESSSREVKKGEQIISKTVDSMNEIKSAADEISKIIVLITEISKQIGLLALNASIEAARAGEHGRGFSVVADEISKLSLKTEDSVKHIRSLISGTNSSIKEGIQNVGSVVGVLKVIIEKINLTNENAKLVDKEISSQTVNINFISNSHNQLENLSKQIDNSTREEQIAISQISQSMNRISTETQLISENLILLKEAGAKVVSISDSLSETVNKFEL, from the coding sequence ATGCTAGCTAAAATTCAAAGTTTGTTCCAAAAAACTAAAATCAAATCGAGATTATTTTTTACTCTTGTACTTCTCGCGATTCCACTCTTTTGTCTTTTGGCACTTGTAATTATCACACAGAATCGTGCAATACGTTTTGGAGAAAAAGAAATCATAGGAGCAGAATACAATAGGGCTGTTGTCGAATTAATTCAGGAATATAGAAACTCTCTTTTATTAATCGAAAACAAAATAATAAATAATGCGTTATCCGATAACCTTTCTACAACGCAATTTATTTCATCTATACTGATTAAAGAAAAACAATTGAATGAACTTGATGAAAAATATGGAGAGTTGTTAGATACGAAAGGATTTCTTGAAAAATTTTTTTTAGATTCAGAAAAATTTTCAAAACATATACAGTCACAAAAATTATTAGAAGCGAAAAATACAACGATTCAAATTTTAGAAAACCTAGTTTTTTTAAATGCACATGTTGGAGATTCATCCAATTTAATATTAGATCCAGATTTAGATAGTTATTATCTAATGGATATTACGTTAATTAAAATTCCGATTTTACTTGAAACATCCATTCAAACAGAAAAAATTATATTTCAATGTATTCAGGAACGAAATATTTCTTCAGAAAATAAAATAAAACTTTTTTCACTGTATTCGCAGTTGGAAACGAATTTCAATCAAATCCTAAATTCATATGAAGTTGCGTATAAATACAATTCAAGTTTGACTTCCGAACTGAATGAACAAAAGAAAAAAACTTTTAGCAATTTGAATTTATATAAGGAAGATTTAAAATCAATAGCTAATCCTGAAATCCGAGAAACCGATATTTACAAGTTAGAAAATTTTCCAAATTTGGTTCCACTTTATAATCAATCAATTGTAGAACTTTACGTATTAACCTCAAAATCCCAAATAAATCTTTTGGAAAAAAGAATTTCTAGTCTACAATTGGAACAAATCATTTCATTTATACTAGTTTTAATTATCACTGCATTCACTGTATTCATTCAGTATTTAATTGTATTTAGTATTACAAATCCGCTCGGTGAAGCTGTATCAAAATTTGAACTATTAGCAAAGGGCAATTTGAAAAATCGAATCGAATACAATGGGAATGATGAAATAGGAAATTTATCAAACTCAATTAATTATTTTATAGAATATTTAACTAATTTACTTCGTGTGATTTCAAACTTAACTCGGGAATCCAAACAAATTTTTACGGAAATTTCGGATATGACGAACCAAGTTTCGAGTTCAACTATGAGCCAGGCGGCTAGTACAGAAGAATCTGCGGCAGCATTAGAGGAAATTTCGTCTTCTTTTGTTAGAATATCAGATTCAATAAAAAAGGAATCTGAAGATATTTCAGAAATTGGAAATATTACAGACCAAATTGCAGATTCCGTTAAAAATGCTTCAACTTCAATTAAAACGTTAGGCACCATAGTAGAAAGTTCATCTAGAGAAGTAAAAAAGGGCGAACAAATCATTTCAAAAACGGTAGATTCTATGAATGAAATTAAATCTGCTGCTGATGAAATTAGTAAAATCATTGTATTAATAACTGAAATATCTAAACAGATTGGTTTATTGGCATTAAACGCAAGTATCGAAGCGGCGCGTGCAGGTGAACATGGGCGCGGTTTCTCAGTTGTTGCTGATGAAATTTCTAAACTCTCACTAAAAACAGAAGACAGTGTAAAACATATCCGTTCTTTGATTTCAGGCACAAATTCTTCTATCAAAGAAGGTATTCAAAATGTTGGATCGGTTGTAGGTGTTTTAAAAGTAATTATTGAAAAAATAAATTTAACGAATGAAAATGCAAAACTTGTGGATAAAGAAATTTCTTCGCAGACAGTGAATATCAATTTTATTTCGAATAGTCATAATCAATTAGAAAATCTTTCTAAACAAATTGACAATAGTACGAGAGAAGAACAAATCGCTATTAGCCAAATATCTCAAAGTATGAATCGTATATCCACAGAAACTCAATTAATTTCTGAAAATTTAATTCTTTTAAAAGAAGCTGGGGCAAAAGTGGTTTCTATTTCAGATTCTCTAAGTGAAACGGTAAATAAATTTGAACTGTAG
- a CDS encoding AMP-binding protein encodes MANNLAELYRESSEKYGPLPAFFSKDEKKKYSPITYKELYELGLFLGEALIDLGVQSRERIGIIADHRLEWPIVDAGILNTGSADVPRGTDVTESEMEYILNHAEAKILFIENDKTLEKFNKIKSKTSVKTVIMMDPKSNGGAGILKLSDLLEKGKQLREKGSKKVEERVANIKPDDIFTLIYTSGTTGQPKGVMLMHSNMMYQVIDCSPMMQCNSTDRFLSILPVWHIFERGFMYVAMGAGSATYFTNVRDMRDDFGKVKPTFMGSAPRLWESIYLGIYNRLNDPKQTPKVRKIIFDVAYFFSKHFHASTRFLKGNTVDYVGRNPILSLLTGIKSILVIILTVLPYLLLDAVVLSKIRLATGGKLRATCSGGGALQSHVDAFFNDIGIQVLEGYGMTETSPVICVRSFKNLIMGSVGKVAPRSEMQIRDFNGEVLTQVKIDGTINGKRGAKGIIHVRGPQVMKGYFKNPDATSKTLKDGWLDTGDLGMINFKNTLTLTGRAKDTIVLLGGENVEPIPIENKLSESPYINQIMVIGQDQKNLGAIIFPDFTQLINWAKENAVTDTNENNLIVNPKVLDLLKKEIKSLNSGANGFKSFEQVNSFFLITKPFEVGDEMTNLMKLKRHVINEKYREQIKTLYTISQK; translated from the coding sequence ATGGCAAATAATTTAGCAGAACTATACAGAGAGTCTTCCGAAAAATACGGTCCCCTTCCAGCTTTTTTTTCAAAGGATGAAAAGAAAAAATATTCTCCAATAACTTATAAAGAACTCTACGAATTAGGTCTTTTCTTAGGAGAAGCGTTAATCGATTTAGGTGTTCAATCAAGAGAGCGAATTGGTATCATTGCAGATCATCGATTAGAGTGGCCAATTGTGGACGCAGGAATTTTGAATACCGGATCAGCGGATGTACCGAGAGGAACAGATGTAACTGAATCTGAAATGGAGTATATTCTGAATCACGCTGAAGCAAAAATACTTTTTATAGAAAACGATAAGACACTTGAAAAATTTAATAAAATAAAATCTAAAACTTCTGTAAAGACAGTAATTATGATGGATCCGAAATCCAATGGCGGAGCAGGAATTTTAAAATTATCGGACCTACTTGAAAAAGGAAAACAATTGAGAGAGAAAGGTTCAAAAAAAGTAGAAGAGAGGGTCGCTAATATAAAACCTGATGATATATTTACTCTAATTTATACTTCTGGCACTACGGGTCAACCAAAAGGAGTAATGTTAATGCACTCCAATATGATGTACCAAGTCATTGATTGTAGTCCAATGATGCAATGTAATTCTACTGATAGATTTTTATCAATCCTTCCGGTTTGGCATATATTTGAAAGAGGATTTATGTATGTCGCAATGGGTGCAGGAAGTGCAACCTATTTCACTAACGTTCGAGATATGCGGGATGATTTTGGGAAAGTAAAGCCTACTTTCATGGGTTCAGCCCCAAGACTTTGGGAAAGCATTTATCTTGGAATCTATAATAGATTAAATGATCCAAAACAAACTCCAAAGGTTAGAAAAATTATTTTCGATGTAGCATATTTTTTCTCAAAACATTTTCATGCATCTACAAGATTTTTGAAGGGAAATACGGTCGACTATGTTGGAAGAAATCCAATTTTATCTTTATTAACTGGAATCAAATCTATACTTGTAATTATCCTCACTGTACTACCATATCTCTTATTGGATGCAGTTGTATTATCAAAAATTAGATTAGCTACTGGCGGCAAATTAAGAGCTACCTGTTCCGGGGGTGGTGCTCTTCAAAGTCATGTGGATGCATTTTTTAATGATATAGGAATTCAAGTATTAGAAGGATACGGAATGACAGAAACTTCTCCTGTTATCTGTGTGCGTAGTTTTAAAAATCTCATCATGGGATCTGTCGGAAAAGTGGCTCCTCGTTCTGAAATGCAAATTCGTGATTTCAATGGTGAGGTACTTACACAAGTAAAAATCGATGGAACCATTAATGGAAAACGTGGTGCTAAAGGAATTATTCATGTTCGAGGTCCTCAGGTAATGAAAGGATATTTTAAAAATCCGGATGCAACGAGTAAAACGCTGAAAGATGGTTGGTTAGATACCGGAGATTTGGGAATGATAAATTTTAAAAATACACTTACGTTAACCGGTAGAGCAAAAGACACTATAGTACTTCTTGGCGGCGAAAATGTAGAGCCAATTCCAATTGAAAATAAACTTTCTGAATCACCCTATATCAATCAAATAATGGTAATCGGACAGGATCAGAAAAATCTTGGCGCAATAATTTTTCCCGATTTCACTCAACTTATAAATTGGGCAAAGGAAAATGCAGTTACGGACACAAATGAAAACAATTTGATTGTAAATCCAAAAGTTCTAGATTTATTAAAAAAAGAAATTAAATCTTTAAATAGTGGGGCTAATGGCTTTAAGTCATTTGAACAAGTAAACTCATTTTTTTTAATCACTAAACCATTTGAAGTTGGCGATGAAATGACAAACTTGATGAAATTAAAACGTCATGTGATTAACGAAAAATACAGAGAACAAATTAAAACTCTATATACCATAAGCCAAAAGTAA
- a CDS encoding metallophosphoesterase encodes MKFIHISDLHIPVRIPLISLRGKMISGYLNFALRRRKLHPISAVHKLVEFIQKSDYDCLILSGDITNVSHEREFAETRKILSPILNEKVFVIPGNHDRYMKKSVRPIDLYEKYFAEFSGTQIPNAEGEYIRIKKIGDITLIGWDSNEPTPIAIAIGYVKPKVVELTRKFIEDNHIKKYAVICHHPIWSPPDSFESEYHKMKNRAEVVDSLLQNPPIAYFHGHCHSNWIRNKTEATPYYIINSASTTRISDPKHQTGFHVGELKEGSLNVKRHAFHKEQHQYLEDPLVWYD; translated from the coding sequence ATGAAATTCATCCATATATCAGACTTGCATATTCCAGTTCGCATTCCTCTAATTTCACTGCGTGGTAAAATGATCAGCGGATATTTAAATTTTGCGTTAAGAAGACGCAAACTGCATCCAATCAGTGCAGTACATAAATTAGTAGAATTCATCCAAAAATCCGATTATGATTGTTTAATCTTATCGGGAGATATTACAAACGTTTCTCACGAAAGAGAATTTGCAGAGACTAGAAAAATCCTATCTCCAATTTTAAACGAAAAGGTTTTTGTGATTCCAGGAAACCATGACAGGTATATGAAAAAGTCAGTTCGACCAATAGACTTATACGAAAAATACTTTGCTGAATTTTCTGGAACCCAAATCCCAAACGCAGAAGGGGAATACATTCGTATAAAAAAAATCGGAGATATTACACTGATTGGCTGGGATTCGAATGAGCCTACCCCAATTGCGATTGCAATCGGATATGTAAAACCAAAAGTCGTAGAGTTAACTCGTAAATTTATAGAAGATAATCATATCAAAAAGTATGCAGTTATCTGTCATCATCCGATTTGGAGTCCTCCGGATAGTTTTGAATCCGAATACCACAAAATGAAAAATCGAGCAGAAGTAGTAGATTCACTTTTACAAAATCCACCAATTGCATATTTTCATGGTCACTGTCATTCTAATTGGATTCGAAATAAAACAGAGGCTACTCCTTATTACATCATCAACTCCGCTTCCACTACTCGTATTTCCGACCCAAAACACCAAACTGGTTTTCATGTTGGAGAACTTAAAGAAGGAAGTCTGAACGTTAAACGCCATGCATTTCACAAAGAACAACATCAATATTTGGAAGATCCACTTGTATGGTATGATTGA
- a CDS encoding M23 family metallopeptidase, which produces MLFPNFIYPVELLKNLDYENEVLKKLRSEVKYNLKVSKSKINSDSYLPLQFYKYTVVQGDNFFRIMARTGMNIDTISSVNALSSPQDIRVGMTLLIPNMRGVYDTENLPESEGSRGKLAEKYNMPNHLIIYDQRREEWFVPGKTLGKIEKSFFYGLAFHPPLNEGYLTSGFGTRLDPFTKKKTFHGGLDIAAPKGTDVISSADGEVIFKGRKGGYGKLIVVKHIMGYETRYGHLDKMDVSLGDHIKKGQKLGSVGNSGRATGYHLHYEVRRFQKNEKPVFYQHM; this is translated from the coding sequence ATTTTATTTCCAAATTTCATTTATCCAGTTGAATTACTAAAAAATTTAGATTATGAAAATGAAGTCCTGAAAAAACTCAGAAGCGAAGTTAAATACAATCTAAAAGTTTCTAAGTCCAAAATAAATTCCGATTCTTACTTACCATTACAATTTTATAAGTACACGGTTGTCCAAGGAGATAATTTTTTTAGGATAATGGCTCGCACGGGAATGAATATAGATACCATTTCTTCTGTAAATGCTCTAAGTTCACCACAGGATATTCGTGTGGGGATGACGCTTCTTATCCCTAATATGCGTGGAGTATATGATACCGAAAATCTTCCTGAATCAGAAGGAAGTCGCGGTAAGTTAGCAGAGAAATACAATATGCCTAATCACCTAATCATTTACGATCAAAGAAGGGAGGAATGGTTTGTACCTGGAAAAACACTTGGAAAAATAGAAAAATCTTTTTTTTATGGACTTGCCTTTCATCCTCCTTTAAATGAGGGTTATTTGACTTCTGGGTTTGGAACACGATTAGATCCGTTTACAAAAAAGAAAACTTTTCACGGCGGACTCGACATAGCTGCCCCCAAAGGAACCGACGTAATTTCTTCTGCTGACGGCGAAGTTATTTTTAAAGGTCGCAAAGGTGGTTATGGTAAATTAATAGTAGTTAAACATATTATGGGTTATGAAACTCGTTATGGTCACTTGGACAAAATGGATGTTAGTCTCGGAGATCATATTAAAAAAGGACAAAAGTTAGGAAGTGTTGGTAATTCAGGAAGAGCTACAGGTTATCATCTGCACTATGAAGTGAGACGTTTTCAAAAAAATGAAAAACCAGTTTTTTATCAACATATGTAG
- a CDS encoding ornithine carbamoyltransferase, producing MSYNNVKHLISWSDWSDEEIQSLLDYAVYVKNNRVFFAGHMQGRTMAMLFQKTSTRTRVSFEAGMTELGGHAIYLDWRASNFQLSDIDFEAEYLSRNVSIIMARVKKHEDLQTLKSGSQVPVINGCCNLFHPCQALADMLTIRLDRGTMKGASLCYVGVHNNVVNSLIGITAALGVHLTLVTPIAPKEAALEHILKRGLDHNTLTWETDIRHAVNNNEYVYTDTWVDMEFFNEPSYAKEKEARIEMMMPYQLNSELLKDSKAKIMHDMPIHAGYEITREIVKSERSIIFQQAENRLDAQKAVILRLLEN from the coding sequence ATGTCATACAACAACGTAAAACATCTGATTAGTTGGAGTGATTGGTCAGATGAAGAAATTCAATCTCTATTAGATTATGCAGTATATGTGAAAAATAACCGTGTTTTTTTTGCTGGTCATATGCAAGGGCGTACGATGGCAATGTTATTTCAAAAAACATCTACCCGTACCAGAGTTTCCTTCGAAGCAGGAATGACTGAACTTGGTGGTCATGCAATTTATTTAGATTGGCGTGCATCAAACTTTCAATTGTCTGATATAGACTTCGAAGCAGAATATCTATCAAGGAATGTTTCGATCATTATGGCCCGAGTAAAAAAGCATGAAGATTTACAAACTCTTAAATCCGGTTCTCAAGTACCAGTGATTAATGGATGTTGTAATTTATTTCATCCCTGTCAAGCGTTAGCCGATATGTTAACAATTCGATTAGATCGAGGTACTATGAAAGGTGCTAGTCTTTGTTATGTAGGTGTTCATAATAATGTTGTTAATTCATTGATAGGAATTACTGCTGCTCTCGGAGTGCATTTAACACTTGTTACACCCATTGCACCTAAAGAGGCTGCATTGGAACATATTTTAAAACGAGGATTGGATCACAATACACTTACGTGGGAAACCGATATACGCCATGCAGTAAATAATAACGAATATGTGTATACTGATACTTGGGTAGACATGGAGTTTTTTAATGAGCCATCCTATGCAAAAGAAAAGGAAGCTCGTATAGAAATGATGATGCCATATCAATTGAATTCAGAATTACTTAAAGATTCGAAAGCAAAAATCATGCACGATATGCCAATTCATGCTGGATATGAAATCACAAGGGAAATTGTAAAATCAGAAAGATCGATTATATTTCAACAAGCTGAAAATCGATTGGACGCTCAAAAGGCAGTTATCCTAAGGCTATTGGAAAATTAA
- a CDS encoding alpha/beta hydrolase: MPQKRSATPKDISTAKISPTSKDKTSKSKPINKPIKPKSSIKENLGKTVSVLKVGASKGVTILNGVVGDKLEEKLNSLAVKMQFYKSGKPITLTKEEITKVYPKPSSKICILVHGLVSDELMWNYPKSKENYGSMLQKELGYTPFYLRYNSGLHISENGKNLSILIHTLIKNYPTTVKELILIGHSMGGLVIRSACYYGDKQNVTWIYKIKKIFLLGSPHLGAPLEKFGNVVTNVLEKIPNPFTKITKNVINLRSAGIKDLRYGYLIDEDWKGKDPDALLKNSKNHVPLQEGVKYYVITGTITENPESFFATWFGDAMVRKPSALGKSNNEKFHLPIPEENHKEFPGIDHIQLMNEPKIYTQIKEWSE; this comes from the coding sequence ATGCCACAAAAGAGATCCGCTACCCCAAAAGACATTTCTACTGCAAAAATATCCCCAACTTCAAAAGATAAAACTAGTAAATCAAAACCGATTAATAAACCGATTAAACCCAAATCTTCGATAAAAGAAAATTTAGGTAAAACAGTCTCAGTTTTAAAGGTTGGTGCCTCTAAAGGAGTTACTATTCTGAATGGAGTTGTAGGCGATAAGTTAGAAGAAAAATTAAATTCATTAGCAGTAAAAATGCAGTTTTATAAAAGCGGGAAACCAATCACTCTCACAAAAGAAGAGATAACAAAGGTTTACCCCAAACCAAGTTCTAAAATTTGTATATTAGTTCATGGCCTTGTAAGTGATGAATTAATGTGGAATTATCCCAAAAGTAAAGAGAACTATGGTAGTATGTTACAAAAAGAATTGGGGTATACACCATTTTACCTGCGATACAATTCTGGACTCCACATTTCCGAAAATGGAAAGAATCTTTCTATTCTAATTCATACTTTAATAAAAAATTATCCAACTACAGTTAAAGAATTAATTCTAATTGGTCATAGTATGGGCGGACTTGTAATTCGAAGTGCTTGTTACTATGGGGACAAACAAAATGTTACCTGGATTTATAAAATAAAAAAGATTTTTTTATTAGGATCTCCTCATCTGGGCGCACCTCTAGAAAAATTTGGAAATGTAGTTACCAATGTGTTAGAAAAAATTCCGAACCCATTTACCAAAATAACTAAAAATGTAATTAATCTAAGAAGTGCGGGTATCAAAGATTTGCGTTATGGTTATTTAATTGACGAAGATTGGAAAGGCAAAGATCCAGACGCACTTTTAAAAAACTCAAAAAATCATGTTCCTCTACAAGAAGGAGTAAAGTATTATGTAATCACAGGAACAATTACAGAAAATCCGGAGAGTTTTTTTGCAACTTGGTTTGGCGATGCAATGGTTCGAAAACCTAGTGCGCTCGGAAAAAGTAATAACGAAAAATTTCATCTCCCCATTCCTGAAGAAAACCACAAAGAATTTCCAGGCATAGATCATATTCAGTTAATGAATGAACCTAAAATTTATACACAAATAAAAGAATGGTCTGAATAA
- a CDS encoding cyclic nucleotide-binding domain-containing protein: MDNSLFKITNFSPGSYITLEGERKAATQFFIIKEGKVNLKRTFPVANEKSSEVIGPGDFFGVIAAMSQYPQIESAIAMTNVTLIAVGQNRFGELIQKNAALAMKIIRFFSKKLRDFDQGQTNKTIGSKVSGDEDLSLLFSMAENYFSQGNMESAVYLYQSYLKYMPKGEFVSKAKDKLKKLGQPLEVQTLSGANRSYTQNQMIFSENEPGQDLFILQKGKVKISKIIKDNDVLLNIMKPGDIFGEMALLDNKPRSASAIAMEDVDLLAINKSNFESMVQTQPQLMSKIITVLSERVWNAYKKIANSMIEDVNGRIADMLLTLVEKNRIKIAPKADYDFQLGIFDLLKMLGYTDRDTNLVMKFMTNNKFIHMDGDSIVCSDLALLDRLVHYHKEGKRKN, encoded by the coding sequence ATGGATAATTCCCTTTTTAAAATCACAAATTTCAGCCCCGGATCTTATATCACGTTAGAAGGAGAAAGGAAGGCGGCAACTCAGTTCTTTATAATCAAAGAAGGAAAAGTCAATTTAAAAAGAACATTTCCTGTAGCTAATGAAAAATCTAGTGAAGTAATTGGACCGGGAGACTTTTTTGGAGTTATTGCGGCTATGAGTCAATATCCGCAAATTGAGTCAGCGATAGCCATGACAAATGTAACTTTAATAGCAGTTGGACAAAACCGTTTTGGAGAATTAATTCAAAAAAATGCCGCCCTAGCAATGAAAATCATTCGTTTTTTTTCAAAAAAGCTTAGGGATTTTGACCAAGGACAGACCAATAAAACAATTGGTTCTAAAGTGTCGGGCGATGAAGACTTAAGTTTACTTTTTTCCATGGCAGAAAACTATTTTTCGCAAGGGAATATGGAAAGTGCTGTTTATTTATACCAAAGTTATCTCAAATATATGCCAAAGGGAGAGTTTGTTTCTAAAGCAAAGGACAAATTAAAAAAACTAGGACAACCTTTAGAAGTACAAACACTAAGTGGAGCAAACAGAAGTTATACTCAGAATCAAATGATATTTAGTGAAAATGAACCCGGGCAAGATTTATTTATTTTACAAAAGGGAAAAGTAAAAATCTCAAAAATTATCAAGGACAATGACGTATTGCTAAATATCATGAAGCCGGGTGATATTTTTGGTGAAATGGCACTCCTTGATAACAAACCAAGGTCAGCTTCTGCGATTGCAATGGAAGATGTTGATTTACTAGCTATTAATAAATCAAATTTCGAATCTATGGTACAAACTCAACCGCAATTAATGAGTAAAATTATAACCGTACTCTCTGAAAGAGTTTGGAATGCATACAAAAAAATTGCCAATTCTATGATTGAAGATGTAAATGGTCGAATTGCAGATATGCTTCTTACACTTGTAGAGAAAAATAGAATTAAAATTGCTCCGAAAGCAGATTATGACTTCCAACTTGGAATTTTTGATTTATTAAAAATGTTAGGATATACAGATCGTGACACAAACTTAGTTATGAAATTTATGACGAACAACAAATTTATCCATATGGATGGAGACTCAATCGTTTGCTCCGATTTAGCATTACTTGACAGACTAGTACATTATCACAAAGAAGGAAAACGTAAAAACTAA